The following proteins come from a genomic window of Azoarcus sp. PA01:
- a CDS encoding acyl-CoA dehydrogenase family protein produces MSDQTYLEWPFFDERHRQLQTELEAWASANVTEHHGSDLDIACRELVAKLGAAGWLRYVVGGTAYGGCHDVIDTRTVCLLRETLARHSGLADFAFGMQGLGSGAITLHGTDAQKRDYLPRVASGRAIAAFALSEPGSGSDVAAMACSARQDGDEYVIDGEKTWISNGGIADFYVVFARTGEAPGSRGLSAFIVDADRAGLEIAERIDVIAPHPLARLRFRECRVPKSCLLGLPGQGFKVAMQTLDIFRTSVAAAALGFARRALDEALKRATTRDMFGQKLADFQITQAKLAQMATGVDTSALLTYRAAWLRDQGQNITRAAAMAKMTSTETAQQVIDAAVQMWGGCGVVSDHPVERLYREIRSLRIYEGATEVQQLIIARQTLSAYEREQEH; encoded by the coding sequence ATGAGTGATCAGACCTATCTCGAGTGGCCGTTCTTCGACGAGCGCCACCGTCAACTGCAGACCGAACTCGAGGCCTGGGCGTCGGCCAACGTGACCGAACATCACGGCAGCGATCTCGACATCGCGTGCCGCGAGCTGGTGGCGAAGCTGGGCGCTGCCGGCTGGCTGCGCTACGTCGTCGGCGGCACCGCGTACGGCGGCTGCCACGATGTCATCGACACCCGCACCGTGTGCCTGCTGCGCGAGACGCTGGCGCGTCACTCCGGACTCGCCGACTTCGCGTTCGGCATGCAGGGGCTCGGTTCGGGCGCGATCACGCTGCATGGAACGGACGCGCAGAAGCGCGACTACCTGCCGCGCGTCGCCTCCGGCCGGGCGATCGCCGCCTTCGCGCTGTCGGAACCCGGCTCCGGCTCGGACGTCGCCGCGATGGCCTGCAGCGCGCGCCAGGACGGCGACGAGTACGTGATCGACGGCGAGAAGACGTGGATCTCGAACGGCGGCATCGCCGATTTTTACGTCGTCTTCGCCCGCACCGGCGAAGCGCCCGGTTCCCGCGGGCTTTCCGCTTTCATCGTCGATGCCGACAGGGCAGGGCTGGAGATCGCCGAACGCATCGACGTCATTGCGCCGCATCCGCTCGCCCGCCTGCGCTTTCGCGAGTGCCGCGTGCCGAAGTCCTGTCTCCTCGGGCTGCCCGGCCAGGGCTTCAAGGTCGCGATGCAGACGCTGGACATCTTCCGCACCTCGGTGGCTGCCGCAGCGCTCGGTTTTGCGCGGCGCGCGCTCGACGAAGCACTCAAGCGCGCGACGACGCGCGACATGTTCGGCCAGAAACTCGCCGATTTCCAGATCACGCAGGCAAAGCTCGCGCAAATGGCCACCGGCGTCGACACCTCGGCGCTGCTGACTTACCGCGCCGCGTGGCTGCGCGACCAGGGGCAGAACATCACGCGCGCTGCCGCGATGGCGAAGATGACGTCCACCGAGACCGCGCAGCAGGTCATCGATGCCGCGGTGCAGATGTGGGGCGGTTGCGGAGTCGTCAGCGATCATCCCGTCGAGCGCCTGTACCGCGAGATCCGCTCGCTGCGCATCTACGAAGGTGCGACCGAAGTCCAGCAACTCATCATCGCCCGGCAGACGCTTTCGGCGTACGAACGGGAACAGGAGCACTGA
- a CDS encoding TRAP transporter substrate-binding protein codes for MKTRNLLTPLCASVLMTFGAAQAQAADDVVTLRVHHFLPPSSNTQLKFLEPWCAKISAESAGRLKCQIYPAMQMGGTPPQLFDQAKDGIADIVWALPGYQAGRFLVTEAFELPFMGISGEKSSRALWAYATKNATEEYKGVRPLVFHVISGMALHTSKKQVKTMDDLRGLKVRAPTRLATRMLTALGATPVPMPVPLVTESLAKGVIDGAMIPWEVVPAMKVQEVVKYHTETDPSMPLLSTSAFVLAMNPAKYDSLPPELKKVIDANSGAEVSAWAGKVWDDATLAGRQSGVEHKNTFYMVPADEVKKWQKASESVTADWVKEVTAKGHDGQKLLAEAQALLSN; via the coding sequence ATGAAAACCCGCAACCTGCTCACCCCGCTTTGCGCTTCCGTGCTGATGACGTTCGGCGCAGCCCAGGCCCAGGCCGCAGACGATGTCGTCACGCTGCGCGTGCATCACTTTCTGCCGCCGTCGTCGAACACGCAGCTGAAGTTCCTCGAACCGTGGTGCGCGAAGATCAGCGCGGAATCGGCCGGCCGGCTGAAGTGTCAGATCTACCCGGCGATGCAGATGGGCGGCACGCCGCCGCAGCTCTTCGACCAGGCCAAGGACGGCATCGCCGACATCGTCTGGGCATTGCCCGGCTACCAGGCGGGACGCTTCCTCGTGACCGAAGCGTTCGAGCTGCCGTTCATGGGCATCTCCGGCGAGAAATCGAGCCGGGCACTATGGGCCTACGCGACGAAAAACGCGACCGAGGAATACAAGGGCGTGCGCCCGCTCGTTTTCCACGTGATCTCGGGCATGGCGCTGCACACGTCGAAAAAGCAGGTCAAGACGATGGACGACCTGCGCGGCCTGAAAGTGCGCGCACCCACCCGGCTGGCGACGCGGATGCTCACCGCGCTGGGCGCGACCCCGGTGCCGATGCCGGTGCCGCTGGTCACCGAGAGCCTCGCCAAGGGGGTTATCGACGGGGCGATGATCCCGTGGGAAGTGGTGCCGGCGATGAAGGTGCAGGAAGTGGTCAAGTACCACACCGAGACCGACCCGAGCATGCCGCTGCTGTCGACATCGGCTTTCGTGCTGGCGATGAACCCGGCCAAATACGACAGCCTGCCGCCGGAGCTGAAAAAGGTCATCGACGCGAACAGCGGTGCCGAAGTGTCGGCGTGGGCCGGCAAGGTCTGGGACGATGCGACGCTCGCGGGGCGCCAATCCGGCGTCGAGCACAAGAACACGTTCTACATGGTGCCCGCGGACGAAGTGAAGAAGTGGCAGAAAGCCTCCGAGTCGGTGACCGCCGACTGGGTCAAGGAAGTCACCGCGAAAGGACATGACGGGCAGAAACTGCTCGCCGAAGCCCAGGCGCTGCTGAGTAACTGA
- the bzdQ gene encoding benzoyl-CoA reductase, bzd-type, subunit Q: MNAEVAAASVAEAAPEKKEFWRWQENTVWDENKDWRDAKIITCGIDVGSVSSQAVLVCDGELYGYNSMRTGNNSPDSAKNALQGIMDKIGMKLEDINYVVGTGYGRVNVPFAHKAITEIACHARGANYMGGNKVRTILDMGGQDCKAIHCDEKGKVTNFLMNDKCAAGTGRGMEVISDLMQIPIAELGPRSFDVDVEPEAVSSICVVFAKSEALGLLKAGYTKNKVIAAYCQAMAERVVSLLERIGVEEGFFITGGIAKNPGVVKRIERILGIKQVETKIDSQIAGALGAALFGYTLMQKQAKAA; encoded by the coding sequence ATGAATGCAGAAGTTGCTGCGGCATCGGTGGCAGAAGCGGCCCCCGAGAAGAAGGAATTCTGGCGTTGGCAGGAAAACACCGTCTGGGACGAGAACAAGGACTGGCGCGACGCGAAGATCATCACCTGCGGCATCGACGTCGGGTCGGTGTCCTCGCAGGCGGTGCTGGTCTGTGACGGCGAGCTGTACGGCTACAACAGCATGCGCACCGGCAACAACTCGCCGGACTCGGCCAAGAATGCGCTGCAGGGCATCATGGACAAGATCGGCATGAAGCTCGAGGACATCAACTACGTCGTCGGCACCGGCTACGGCCGGGTGAACGTGCCGTTCGCCCACAAGGCGATCACCGAGATCGCGTGCCACGCTCGCGGCGCGAACTACATGGGCGGCAACAAGGTGCGCACGATTCTCGACATGGGTGGCCAGGACTGCAAGGCGATCCACTGCGACGAGAAAGGCAAGGTCACGAACTTCCTGATGAACGACAAGTGCGCGGCCGGTACCGGGCGCGGCATGGAAGTCATCTCCGACCTGATGCAGATCCCGATCGCCGAACTGGGCCCGCGCTCGTTCGACGTCGATGTCGAACCGGAAGCGGTGTCGTCGATCTGCGTCGTGTTCGCCAAGTCCGAAGCGCTCGGTCTGTTGAAAGCCGGCTACACCAAGAACAAGGTGATCGCGGCCTACTGCCAGGCGATGGCCGAGCGCGTCGTGAGCTTGCTCGAGCGCATCGGCGTCGAGGAAGGCTTCTTCATCACCGGCGGCATCGCGAAGAACCCCGGTGTCGTCAAGCGCATCGAGCGCATCCTCGGCATCAAGCAGGTCGAGACCAAGATCGACAGCCAGATCGCCGGCGCGCTGGGCGCAGCGCTGTTCGGCTACACGCTGATGCAGAAGCAGGCGAAAGCGGCCTGA
- a CDS encoding TRAP transporter small permease: MHASIASFDTTARPHDVEEFPVRPKVPADAEGIQLEPGSVEHVAHPEALPHGPWGMRLHATTRAFALAGGVLFIVLIAMSLVSIVGRKLFSMPVPGDFELLQMGAAVAAATFFAYCQMSDGHVKVDFFTTWMPERLRAFLDGLAALLMCAVALLVSWRTAIGAVSSFESGEASLMLGWPGWIAIALIVPSFVLFAMTGLYIAGRRFRHALGEAK, encoded by the coding sequence ATGCATGCAAGCATTGCGAGCTTCGATACCACGGCTAGGCCGCATGATGTCGAAGAATTTCCTGTTCGGCCCAAAGTGCCCGCGGACGCAGAGGGAATCCAGCTCGAGCCGGGTTCCGTCGAACACGTCGCCCATCCCGAAGCGCTGCCGCACGGGCCGTGGGGGATGCGGTTGCACGCGACCACGCGCGCCTTCGCGCTCGCGGGCGGCGTCCTGTTCATCGTGCTGATCGCGATGTCGCTGGTTTCGATCGTCGGCCGCAAGCTGTTTTCGATGCCCGTTCCCGGTGATTTCGAGCTCCTGCAGATGGGGGCGGCCGTCGCCGCGGCGACGTTCTTCGCGTACTGCCAGATGAGCGACGGACACGTGAAAGTCGATTTCTTCACGACCTGGATGCCGGAGCGCCTGCGCGCCTTCCTCGACGGCCTCGCTGCGCTCTTGATGTGCGCGGTCGCGCTGCTGGTTTCGTGGCGCACCGCGATCGGCGCCGTGTCGTCGTTCGAGTCGGGCGAGGCGTCGCTGATGCTCGGATGGCCGGGATGGATCGCGATCGCGCTGATCGTGCCCAGCTTCGTCCTGTTCGCGATGACCGGTCTGTACATTGCCGGACGGCGCTTTCGTCATGCACTGGGAGAAGCGAAATGA
- a CDS encoding TRAP transporter large permease: MSGIEIGITMFGLLLVMLVLRVHIGITMFTVGAGGFLTMTGGDLSPFLNMLKNLAYARLSNYDLAVIPMFLLMGQFATHGGLSRALFRCVSSLVGHWRGGVAMASTGACAGFGAICGSSLATAATMGQVALPELKRYKYSGSLSTGALAAGGTLGILIPPSVPLVIYAVLTQESIGKLFMAAVLPGLIAMLGYMLVIRIIVTLKPEAGPAGPHVPLAEKLRSVVSVMPVALIFLVVIVGIYGGWANPTEAASLGAAACGILAVVSGGMRLEGVKDSILGAAEATAMIFLVLLGADMLNTGLALTQMPAELANWVKDSGLSPLLVLTAILLIYVFLGCVMDALAMILLTIPIFYPVVMGLEFWDLSQADKSIWFGILVLMVVEIGLVHPPVGMNIYIINRLAKDVPLSDTFKGVMPFLASDLARIVLLLFFPVISLYLVRTFGG; encoded by the coding sequence ATGAGCGGCATCGAAATCGGCATCACGATGTTCGGCCTCCTGCTCGTGATGCTCGTGCTGCGCGTGCATATCGGCATCACGATGTTCACGGTGGGGGCCGGCGGCTTCCTGACGATGACCGGCGGCGACTTGTCGCCATTCCTCAACATGCTCAAGAACCTGGCCTACGCGCGGCTCTCGAACTACGATCTCGCCGTCATCCCGATGTTCTTGCTGATGGGACAGTTCGCGACGCATGGCGGGCTGTCGCGAGCGCTGTTTCGCTGTGTGAGTTCGCTGGTCGGTCACTGGCGCGGCGGCGTCGCGATGGCTTCGACGGGAGCCTGTGCGGGCTTCGGCGCGATCTGCGGCTCGTCGCTGGCGACGGCCGCGACGATGGGGCAGGTCGCGCTGCCCGAACTCAAGCGCTACAAATATTCCGGGTCGCTGTCGACCGGCGCCTTGGCCGCCGGCGGCACGCTCGGCATCCTGATCCCGCCGTCGGTGCCGCTCGTGATCTACGCCGTGCTGACGCAGGAATCGATCGGCAAGCTGTTCATGGCGGCGGTGCTGCCGGGTCTCATCGCGATGCTCGGCTACATGCTCGTGATCCGCATCATCGTCACGCTCAAGCCGGAGGCCGGCCCCGCGGGGCCGCACGTGCCGCTCGCCGAAAAGCTGCGTTCGGTGGTGAGCGTGATGCCGGTCGCGCTGATCTTCCTCGTCGTGATCGTCGGCATCTACGGCGGCTGGGCGAACCCGACCGAAGCGGCATCGCTCGGCGCGGCCGCGTGCGGCATCCTCGCGGTCGTGTCGGGGGGGATGCGCCTCGAAGGCGTCAAGGACAGCATCCTCGGCGCCGCTGAAGCGACAGCGATGATCTTTCTCGTGCTGCTCGGCGCGGACATGCTCAACACCGGGCTCGCGCTCACGCAGATGCCGGCCGAGCTCGCCAACTGGGTCAAGGACAGCGGGCTGTCACCGCTGTTGGTGCTGACCGCGATCCTGCTGATCTACGTCTTCCTCGGCTGCGTCATGGACGCGCTGGCGATGATCCTGCTGACGATCCCGATTTTCTATCCGGTGGTGATGGGCCTGGAGTTCTGGGACCTCAGCCAGGCCGACAAATCGATCTGGTTCGGCATCCTCGTGCTGATGGTCGTCGAGATCGGTCTGGTGCATCCGCCGGTCGGCATGAACATCTACATCATCAACCGTCTCGCGAAAGACGTCCCGCTCAGCGACACGTTCAAGGGAGTGATGCCGTTCCTCGCCTCGGACCTCGCGCGCATCGTGTTGCTGCTGTTCTTCCCGGTCATCTCGCTGTACCTGGTACGGACCTTCGGCGGCTAG
- a CDS encoding acyl-CoA dehydratase activase produces MITAGIDMGSRSVKVALLEEIKVDGAPQLNYSVKKAHLMMPGDIDADQAAEKAFTEALAAAGVSRDQVKSVFATGAGRKQVEFATEGVTEMTAGARGAVYMYPQARTVVDVGAEEGRGIKTDSDGKAIDFAGNEKCAAGAGSFAEAMSRALQLSLKEFGEASLRSDKSIPMNAQCTVFAESEVVSLIHSSTPKEDIAKAVLDAVASRVCAMVRRVGIEGNVVLIGGMVHNPGFVQSLKTAMDVDQVLLPDLPEFVSALGCALIAAERQH; encoded by the coding sequence ATGATTACCGCAGGAATCGACATGGGCTCGCGCAGCGTCAAGGTGGCGCTGCTCGAAGAGATCAAGGTGGATGGCGCGCCGCAGCTGAACTATTCGGTCAAGAAAGCGCACCTGATGATGCCGGGCGACATCGACGCCGACCAGGCCGCCGAGAAAGCTTTCACCGAAGCGCTGGCTGCCGCCGGCGTGTCGCGTGACCAGGTGAAATCGGTGTTCGCGACCGGAGCCGGGCGCAAGCAGGTCGAATTCGCCACCGAAGGCGTCACCGAGATGACGGCCGGGGCCCGCGGCGCGGTGTACATGTACCCGCAGGCGCGCACCGTGGTCGACGTCGGTGCCGAGGAAGGCCGCGGCATCAAGACCGACTCGGACGGCAAGGCGATCGACTTTGCCGGCAACGAGAAGTGCGCCGCCGGCGCGGGCTCGTTCGCCGAAGCGATGAGCCGCGCGCTGCAGCTTTCCCTCAAGGAATTCGGCGAAGCGAGCCTGCGCTCGGACAAGTCGATCCCGATGAACGCGCAATGCACGGTGTTCGCCGAGTCCGAAGTGGTGTCGCTGATCCACTCCTCGACGCCGAAGGAAGACATCGCCAAGGCGGTGCTCGATGCGGTGGCGAGCCGGGTGTGCGCGATGGTGCGGCGCGTCGGCATCGAAGGCAACGTCGTGCTGATCGGCGGCATGGTGCACAACCCCGGTTTCGTCCAGTCGCTCAAGACCGCGATGGACGTCGATCAGGTGCTGCTGCCGGACCTGCCCGAGTTCGTCAGCGCCTTGGGTTGCGCGCTGATTGCGGCCGAGCGCCAGCACTGA
- the bzdO gene encoding benzoyl-CoA reductase, bzd-type, subunit O, with protein MTNLYPTEPLKLWGKAKQLREQYYQNFARAKDNGGIRWSAAGWSFDAIPTSLGDDVYPLTGEPYSAGVSLDRKFTQRCLDAAESYGFARDMCSYMRIYWGSMHLDEYFYGGKWPKSDFIFQTQICCSHAKWYQHVSRTKKIPDFYVDVSVGAYKDLTPDRLDYVTSQLHDSIEFVEKATGRKCDDELLIRAIKNEMRSTARWAQICELQKAVPAPLDEKTMYSLYVLAILHKSSQWCADFYDELYEEVKDRVARGIAAVPNERCRLMSDTQPPWPFLKIFRYLESYGAVSIGSLYTFGLEGTWETKEDGSWGARTLPWEKGIEMNDRDTALRLYADWNLSKPLWQQFFDPSVKSEMMLNIARDWNVDGCMMHLNRGCEGLSVGIMENRQAMAKAGIPIMTYEGNMGDEREFDEVRTQARVDAFMEQLGLRRLAA; from the coding sequence ATGACGAACCTGTACCCGACCGAACCGCTCAAGCTGTGGGGCAAGGCCAAGCAGCTGCGCGAGCAGTACTACCAGAACTTCGCGCGCGCGAAGGACAACGGCGGCATCCGCTGGTCGGCGGCCGGCTGGTCGTTCGACGCGATCCCGACGTCGCTCGGCGACGACGTCTATCCGCTGACCGGCGAGCCGTATTCGGCCGGCGTGTCGCTCGACCGCAAATTCACGCAGCGCTGCCTCGACGCCGCCGAATCGTACGGCTTCGCGCGCGACATGTGCTCGTACATGCGCATCTACTGGGGCAGCATGCATCTGGACGAGTACTTCTACGGCGGCAAGTGGCCGAAGTCGGACTTCATCTTCCAGACCCAGATCTGCTGCTCGCATGCGAAGTGGTACCAGCACGTCTCGCGCACGAAGAAGATTCCGGACTTCTACGTCGACGTGTCGGTCGGCGCGTACAAGGACCTGACGCCGGACCGCCTCGACTACGTGACGAGCCAGCTGCACGACTCGATCGAGTTCGTCGAGAAGGCGACGGGTCGCAAGTGCGACGACGAGCTCTTGATCCGCGCGATCAAGAACGAGATGCGCTCGACCGCGCGCTGGGCGCAGATCTGCGAGCTGCAGAAAGCCGTGCCGGCGCCGCTGGATGAAAAGACGATGTACTCGCTGTACGTGCTCGCGATCCTGCACAAGTCGTCGCAGTGGTGTGCGGACTTCTACGACGAGCTGTACGAGGAAGTGAAGGACCGCGTCGCGCGCGGCATCGCCGCGGTGCCCAACGAGCGCTGCAGGCTGATGTCGGACACGCAGCCGCCGTGGCCTTTCCTGAAGATCTTCAGGTATCTGGAGTCCTACGGTGCGGTGTCGATCGGTTCGCTCTACACGTTCGGTCTCGAAGGCACGTGGGAGACCAAGGAAGACGGCTCGTGGGGGGCACGCACGTTGCCGTGGGAAAAGGGCATCGAGATGAACGACCGCGACACGGCGCTGCGTCTCTATGCCGACTGGAATCTGTCGAAGCCGCTGTGGCAGCAGTTCTTCGATCCTTCGGTGAAGTCCGAGATGATGCTCAACATCGCGCGCGACTGGAACGTCGACGGCTGCATGATGCACCTGAACCGCGGCTGCGAAGGTCTCTCCGTCGGCATCATGGAGAACCGCCAGGCGATGGCGAAGGCGGGTATCCCGATCATGACGTACGAAGGCAACATGGGCGACGAGCGCGAGTTCGACGAAGTCCGCACGCAGGCCCGTGTCGATGCGTTCATGGAGCAGCTCGGCCTGCGCCGCCTCGCTGCCTGA
- a CDS encoding GNAT family N-acetyltransferase, with protein MPEKNRVMRVLTKDDLGAVVAIDEIGTKRSRRDYYQRKCETILSSAHNINSSIVCEVDGRIVGFVMGDVYFGEFGIPETSATIDTIGVHPEFQNHGIASEMLDQFMMNMKAAGVKKVYTLVNWDDFALEKFFSRQKFTPSKRVNLEYQLP; from the coding sequence ATGCCTGAAAAGAACCGTGTAATGCGCGTACTGACGAAGGATGATCTCGGCGCGGTCGTCGCAATCGACGAAATCGGTACCAAGCGCTCCCGCCGCGATTACTACCAACGCAAGTGCGAGACGATCCTCAGTTCGGCTCACAACATCAACTCGTCGATCGTCTGTGAAGTCGACGGCAGGATCGTGGGCTTCGTCATGGGAGACGTCTATTTCGGCGAATTCGGCATCCCGGAGACGTCCGCGACAATCGACACCATCGGCGTCCATCCGGAGTTCCAGAACCACGGCATCGCGAGTGAAATGCTCGACCAGTTCATGATGAACATGAAGGCAGCCGGGGTGAAGAAAGTCTACACGCTGGTCAACTGGGACGATTTCGCGCTGGAGAAATTCTTCTCGCGGCAGAAATTCACGCCGTCCAAGCGCGTGAATCTGGAATATCAGCTGCCCTGA
- a CDS encoding SDR family oxidoreductase: MSTVRELSGKHAVVTGGGRGIGAAIAQRLAEQGACVTLMGRRREPLAERAEALRALTDMHCEAVDVADPASVTAAFDAAARRFGPVSILVNNAGQASSAPFVKTDLALWQQMLDVNLTGSYLGTKAVLSGMLAAGWGRIVNVASTAGQKGYPYVSAYCAAKHGVIGMTRALALELAQKNITVNAICPGYTDTDIVREAITNIRAKTGRSEAEAQGELAKHNPQGRLVRPDEVANAVLWLCLPGAEAITGQAISVSGGEVM, translated from the coding sequence ATGAGTACGGTGCGCGAACTTTCCGGCAAGCACGCAGTGGTCACCGGAGGCGGCCGGGGCATCGGTGCCGCGATCGCACAGCGCCTGGCCGAACAGGGCGCCTGCGTCACGTTGATGGGACGCAGGCGCGAACCGCTCGCAGAGCGGGCGGAGGCGTTGCGCGCACTCACCGACATGCACTGCGAAGCTGTCGACGTCGCCGATCCGGCGTCCGTCACAGCCGCTTTCGATGCTGCCGCCCGCCGGTTCGGGCCGGTGTCGATTCTGGTCAACAACGCCGGCCAGGCGTCGAGCGCGCCGTTCGTCAAGACCGATCTCGCGCTGTGGCAGCAGATGCTCGACGTCAACCTCACCGGCAGCTATCTCGGGACGAAGGCGGTGCTGTCCGGGATGCTCGCTGCGGGCTGGGGCCGCATCGTCAATGTCGCCAGCACCGCCGGGCAGAAAGGCTATCCCTACGTTTCGGCCTATTGCGCCGCCAAGCACGGCGTCATCGGCATGACCCGCGCGCTGGCGCTCGAACTGGCGCAGAAGAACATCACGGTGAATGCGATCTGTCCCGGTTACACCGACACCGACATCGTGCGTGAGGCGATCACGAACATTCGCGCGAAGACCGGCCGCAGCGAAGCCGAAGCACAAGGCGAGCTGGCGAAGCACAACCCCCAGGGCCGTCTGGTCCGTCCCGACGAAGTCGCGAACGCCGTGCTGTGGCTTTGCCTGCCCGGAGCGGAAGCGATCACCGGCCAGGCGATTTCGGTGTCTGGTGGAGAAGTCATGTGA
- a CDS encoding benzoate-CoA ligase family protein: protein MSFNNTARYGAMNAADEIIGRPLSLGLGEQAAIVSGDRSVSYDELNAMVNRTGNALKEHGLARGERVLFLMDDSPEMVAAYLGTLRIGAVSVALNVRLAPRDVRYVIEDSECRVLMIDAEFLHLYEEIADELASRPLVVVRGAAPPAGCVSLENFVAGCSDALESEPAAPHDVAFWVYSSGTTGRPKAVMHTHECVLIADRMEREYFGVVPGDRIFTTSKMFFGWALGHSLMGGLRCGATVIIAPGWPDPALMAGIIERHKPTLFFSTPVMYRNLLREGVAETPACREIRHFLSAGEKLPETLYQRWLEVCGKPIIDGIGASETIFLFLVNDSLEQRPGSCGKKVPWAEVRLVDEAGEEIVTPDVPGLIAIRTPSQFAGYWKQPELTAKALRDGWYYPGDMFSFDRDGYWYHNGRADDMLKISGQWVSPSEIESCAMTAPGISEAAVVGIQQDDGLMRLALIAVATDPSANEARLSEDVLDTLKANLSIYKCPRTIRFVDELPRTATGKIQKYRLREMLKTAA from the coding sequence ATGAGCTTTAACAATACCGCGCGATATGGAGCGATGAACGCGGCCGACGAAATCATCGGTCGCCCCTTGTCCCTGGGTCTCGGCGAGCAGGCCGCGATCGTCAGCGGCGACCGCTCGGTGAGCTATGACGAGCTGAATGCGATGGTCAATCGCACTGGTAACGCGCTGAAGGAGCACGGGCTCGCCAGGGGAGAGCGGGTGCTTTTCCTCATGGACGACTCGCCTGAAATGGTTGCGGCCTACCTCGGCACACTGCGCATCGGCGCCGTCTCGGTTGCGCTCAACGTCCGCCTTGCGCCGCGCGATGTGCGCTACGTGATCGAAGACAGCGAGTGCCGGGTGCTGATGATCGACGCCGAATTCTTGCATCTGTACGAGGAAATCGCCGATGAGCTTGCGTCCCGGCCTTTGGTCGTCGTCCGCGGCGCCGCGCCGCCTGCGGGTTGCGTGTCGCTCGAGAATTTCGTCGCGGGCTGCTCCGACGCGCTCGAATCGGAGCCGGCCGCACCGCACGACGTCGCGTTCTGGGTCTACTCTTCGGGGACGACCGGCCGACCGAAGGCTGTGATGCATACGCATGAATGCGTGCTGATCGCCGACCGGATGGAGCGCGAATATTTCGGCGTCGTGCCGGGAGATCGCATCTTCACGACCTCGAAGATGTTCTTTGGCTGGGCGCTCGGCCATTCGCTGATGGGCGGGCTGCGCTGCGGCGCGACCGTGATTATCGCGCCGGGCTGGCCGGACCCGGCGCTGATGGCCGGCATCATCGAACGCCACAAGCCGACGCTTTTTTTCAGCACGCCGGTGATGTACCGCAACCTGCTGCGCGAAGGCGTCGCCGAAACGCCGGCCTGCCGCGAGATCCGCCATTTCCTGTCGGCCGGCGAGAAGCTGCCCGAGACGCTTTACCAGCGCTGGCTCGAAGTCTGCGGCAAACCGATCATCGACGGCATCGGCGCGTCCGAGACGATCTTCCTGTTTCTCGTCAACGACTCGCTCGAGCAGCGCCCCGGTTCATGCGGCAAGAAGGTGCCGTGGGCCGAAGTCCGCCTCGTCGATGAAGCCGGCGAAGAGATCGTCACTCCCGACGTGCCGGGGCTGATCGCGATCAGGACGCCGTCACAGTTCGCCGGTTACTGGAAGCAGCCCGAGCTGACCGCGAAGGCGCTGCGGGACGGCTGGTATTACCCGGGCGACATGTTCAGTTTCGACCGCGACGGGTACTGGTACCACAACGGACGCGCCGACGACATGCTGAAGATCTCCGGCCAATGGGTGAGCCCGTCGGAGATCGAATCCTGTGCGATGACTGCGCCGGGGATCTCCGAAGCCGCCGTTGTCGGCATCCAGCAGGACGACGGGCTGATGCGTCTCGCGCTGATCGCCGTGGCGACGGACCCGTCGGCCAACGAGGCGCGGCTGTCCGAGGATGTGCTCGACACGCTGAAAGCGAACCTGTCGATCTACAAGTGCCCGCGCACGATACGTTTCGTCGATGAGCTGCCGCGCACCGCGACCGGCAAGATCCAGAAATACCGTTTGCGGGAAATGCTGAAAACGGCCGCGTGA